From the genome of Nocardia mangyaensis:
TCAGTGCTCGCACCCGGGCGGCGCTGGGCGAGCTGCCCGACAGCGATCTGGCCGCTGCCCATCGCGTGCTCGTCGGCGTCACCGCCGCGTTGCGCGAGTTCTACGCCGAACTACCGGAATCCGGCCAGGCCGCGGACTAGACATCGGCGGCGGTCGATCGGCTACACCAGGCGCAGGCTGGCGATCATCGTCATGGCGTCGGCGGCCGTCAGTTCCCCGGTGGCATTCCGGTCGGCCAGGATCGTCAGGGCCAGCACTTGGCCCGCGGCGTTGCGGAAGGCGAAGGTGTAGACCGAGTAGGCGTCGGCGGTACAGCCGCCGACCCTGGGCGTCCACGCGCCAGAGGTCTCGACGAATTGCCCGGTCAGGCCGCTCTCGGTGGTCAGTGACGTGGGCGCGGTGAGCTTGCCGCCGGTGGGGTCGGAGTAGCCGGATTCCGCGGACATCGTGGCCACCGCGGTCGCGGCGGCGGCCGGGTCGGATTCGGTGCTGGTGCCGACTCCCGCCAGCGCCCGATACGCGGAGCCGGGGCAGAAGGCGGCGCCCTCGAAGGTCTTGCCGCGCCCGGAGAAGGTCCCGGAGCGGCCGACCAGGGAAACACTGGAGTATTCGGAGTCGATTGTCCACGTGCTCGGCACGTCGTAGGCGACCCGATACTGGGGAATGAGCACACCCTGCGCACCCGGCGAGAGGGGCGCGGTCGACGTGCCGGTCAACGGCCCGGTCGGGGTCACCGAGGTGGTCGAGGAGGCAGCGGTCGAACCGTCCTCGAACGCACCGACCGCGTAGGCGAGGGCGACCGCACCGCCGATGACCACGACCGCGACCAGCGCCACCACCGCGAGGATCGGTCCCGAACCACCGCTGCGGCGTGGTGGGCCCGGATACGCCTGCGGAGCGTAGCCGTACGGCTGCTGGGCGTAGCCGGGCTGCTGGTACGGCTGCTGCCCGGCGTACTGGGGCGGGTAGTGCTGTTGCGGATGGCCATATGGCTGCGAGATCGCGGGCTGCGAGTACTGCCCCGAACCAGGCGGCGCGACATTTCCCTGGGGTGCCGCGAACTGTCCACCGGCGAGGAGCGTCGGATCGGCCACCGGCGCAGTGCCGTACGGCTGTGCGACGGCGGGCTGAGAGTAGGGCTCTGAGCCCGGTGTGGTCGCACCAGTCCGGCCCGGCGCGGCAGGCCGCGGACTTCCGCTCGATCCGCCCGCCAGCATCGTCGGGTCCGCCACGGGTGGTTGTTGCCCCGCGTTCGGCTCCGACATTCCTGGCGCCTCCCACCACCGATCGCTGTCGTTCGCCACGTCCCCGTCCTTCCTCGCCACCTGTCGCCGCGACCGTCCGTCGGGTCGTATCGCGTCAGGTTCCCTGACAGGGTAATGGCGGACCGCGCTCGGGGACACGCGAGATCCGGCCGCGGCGGCCATCCGGCGCGACTACCGCCCATTCGGGGTCGAGAGTCGCTGTACCGGACCGGCGATCGATCCGGTACAGCGATCGGCACCGCGGGCGGCGCGGATTCGGTGGCCGCCTCGGCGGTGGGCGCATCCGTGCCCTGCGGGTCCATGCCGGGGCCGATGTCAACCCTCGTCCTCGCCGCCGGTCGTGATCCGATCGGCAGTCGCGCTGGTGGCGGCGCCGAGATCGTTCAGCTCCTGCTTGGTCAGCCGGGTATCCGGGCAGCTGACGACCGCGGCCACCACCGCGCCGCCGCGATCCCGGATCGGCGCGGCGAGGGTGACCACCGCGTTCTCGGCGCCCAGTTCGTCGGGCAGGTAGTCGATGGTGATCAGGTCGGTGATGACCGACCCGAGTTGTGCGCGCAATGCGGCGGTGATCGGCGAATCGCGCAGGCCCGCGAGCGCTTCCAGCATCGGGGTCGAGTCGTCGACGAGGCGTTCCACCGAGTAGCCGCGGGCGCGGATCTCGGTGAGGACGCCGGTGAGCCGGTCGCGGTGGGCGGGATCCGCGGTGGCGAGCCAGGCGGTACGCGCGGATTCCGGTGCCCAGGCGATGAATTCGCGGCAGACCGGCGGCGCCAGCGGGAGTCTGCGCCCCTGCCGGATCCAGCCCGCCGACGGGTTCCCGACGACCTCGGTAACCACGATGTTCTCCCCGTCGCGTTCGGCGAGGAACACCGGCACGCCGACCTGCTCGGACAGCGTGCGCAGATGCGGCAGGGCGGTGCGGCGCAGGGGGAACGCCGCCTCGGCGCGGCGCGTGACCGTGAGCAGACGCAGGCCGATGCCATAGCAGCCGTCATCGTCGCGCACCGTCCAGCCATCGGCGGTGAGCTGGGCCAGCACGGCATGCGCGGTGGCGCGCGAGAGACCCGCTTCGCGGACGATGCGCGCCAGCGAGAGTCGTTCGGTCGCGTACCGGGACAGCAGTTCGAGTACCCGCACCACCCGGTGCGTCGGCGGCGACAGGGCGCCGGATCCCTCGCCCGCACGCGCCGGATCCGGAATCGCCTCTTGACCGGCATCCACAGCCGGGCCTATCGTCGGTGTCACAATATCGAACACTAGCGTCGAATATTCGACACCGCAACTCGTCGGCGGATTTCCGCCCGACGACAGCGCAGGGAACGAAGTGGGTGAATAGTGCAGGCGGGGTACGAATTGACGCACCTGGCGGCCCTCGAGGCCGAGTCGGTGCACATCTTCCGAGAGGTGGCCGCCACCTTCGAACGGCCGGTGCTGCTGTTCTCCGGCGGCAAGGATTCAGCGGTGCTGTTGCACCTGGCGCGACGGGCGTTCTGGCCCGCACCACTGCCGTTTCCGCTGTTGCACGTGGACACCGGACACAATTTCGACGAGGTGCTCGAGTTCCGAGATCGCACCGCCGAGCGCACCGGAGCCAGGCTGCTCGTCGCGCGGGTGCAGGACGACATCGACGCCGGTCGCGCGGTCGAACGCGTCGGCGGCACGCGCAATCCGCTGCAGACCACGACATTGCTGCGCGCGATCGGTGAGCACCGCTTCGACGCGGTGTTCGGCGGTGCGCGCCGCGACGAGGAGAAGGCGCGGGCCAAGGAGCGGGTGTTCAGCTTCCGCAACCGATTCGGCGAGTGGGATCCGCGGGCACAGCGACCCGAGGTGTGGAACCTCTACAACGGGCGCCATCAGGCAGGCGAGCACATTCGGGTGTTCCCGCTGTCGAACTGGACCGAGCTCGACATCTGGGAGTACATCGACCGGGAGGCCGTGGACCTGCCCACGCTGTACTACGCGCATCGACGCACCGTCGTCGAACGGGACGGCATGCTGCTGTCGGCGACCCGATTCGTCACCCCCTCCCCCAGCGAGCGGACCTTCGAGGCGACCGTCCGATTCCGCACGGTCGGCGACGCCACCTGCACCGGGTGCGTGGAAAGCGCCGCCGACACCCCGGCGAAAGTGATCGCCGAGACCGCGGCGACCCGCCTCACCGAGCGCGGCGCCACCCGCGCCGACGACCGGATCTCCGAAACCGGTATGGAAGACCGCAAGCGAGAGGGCTATTTCTGATGCGCCGCAATCTGTTGCGCCTGGCGACCGCGGGCAGCGTCGACGACGGCAAGTCGACGCTCATCGGCCGACTGCTCTACGACTCCAAGTCGCTGTTCGACGACCAGTTGGCCGCCATCGAACGGGTGAGTACCGAACGCGGCAGTGCCGGTGCGGATCTCGCGCTGGTGACCGACGGGCTGCGCGCCGAACGCGAGCAGGGCATCACCATCGATGTCGCCTACCGCTATGTCACGACACCGCGCCGCAAGTTCGTCATCGCCGACACCCCCGGACATGTGCAGTACACCCGCAATATGGTCACCGGGGCGTCCACCGCCGATCTGGCGCTGATCCTCGTCGACGCACGCACCGGCGTCTGCGAACAGACGCGCCGGCACGCCTTCCTGGCGACGCTGCTCGGGGTACCGCACCTGGTGGTGTGCGTGAACAAGATGGACCTGGTGGACTGGTCGCAGGAGCGGTTCGAGGAGATCCGCGACGAATTCGCCACCTTCGCCGCCAAATTGACGGTCGGGGACCTGAGTTTCGTGCCCGTCTCGGCGCTGCTCGGCGACAATGTCGTCGACGGGTCCGAGCACATGGACTGGTATCCGGGGCCGCCGCTGCTGCGCCAGCTCGAAGACGTCCACATCGCCTCGGACCGCAATCTCATCGACGCTCGGCTGCCCATCCAGTACGTCATCCGGGCGCAGCAGGGACTCGATCATCGCAGCTACGCGGGCACCATCGCGGGCGGCATCTTCAAACCCGGCGACGAAGTGGTGGTGCTGCCCGCCGGGATCACCTCCCGTGTTCGCGAGATCTGGGGGCCCGGTGGCAGCAAGGTGGACGAGGCGTTCACCGGGATGGCGATCTCGCTGACCCTCGACGACGACATCGACATCGGCCGCGGCGACCTGCTGGCCCGGCCCGGCAACCGGCCGCAACTCGGCACCGATCTGGACGCCATGGTGTGCTGGTTCGCCGAGGACGCGCAGTTGCGCGAAGGCGCGCAATACCTGGTGCGCACCGCCGCGCAGACCGCACCCGCGGAAGTCACCGCCATCGACTACCGGCTCGATGTGAACACCCTGCACCGCGTCGAGGACGTGGAGACGTTGACGCTCAACGACATCGCGCGCATCCATCTGCGCAGCCGGCACCCGCTGCTCTCCGACCCGTACCGGGAGAATCGGCGCACGGGCAGCTTCATCCTGATCGATCCGGTGACCGATCAGACGGTCGCCGCGGGGATGATCACCGGCCGCGACACCGGCGCCGGGCACATCGAGCACGCCGAGGAATCGCTCTCACCGCGGCCCGTTGTCTGGCATCGTTCGGCGGTGAGTCGTGCCGATCGCACGCACGAGGGCAGCACCGTCTGGCTGACCGGTCTGTCCGGGTCGGGCAAGTCCACGATCGCGGTCGAGTTGGAGCGTCAGCTCGTCGCCGCCGGCCGGCCCGCCTATCTGCTCGACGGTGACAATCTGCGCCACGGTCTCAACGCGGGCCTCGGCTTCTCCCCTGCCGACCGCGACGAGAACGTCCGCCGGGTCGCCGAGGTCGCCGCTTTGTTCGCCGATTCGGGTGCGGTCGCCATCGTTTCGGTGATCAGCCCCTACACCGCCCAGCGCACCCGCGCCCGGACGACGCACGCCGATCGGGAGCTGCCGTTCCACGAGATCTTCGTCGATACCCCGCTGGCCGAATGCGAGCGCCGCGACGCCAAGGGCCTCTACGCGAAGGCCCGCGCTGGTGAGCTGCCCGGCTTCACCGGCATCGGCTCGCCCTACGAGCGACCCGAGCAGGCCGACCTCGTCATCACCCCTGATCTCGGCTCTCCCGCCGAGATCGCCGCCCACATCCTCCGAGAGCTAGGGATCGCAGACCGTTGACACATTCCAGTACCGCCACCGAAGCCGGTAGCACCGCCCCACCGGGACCGCTCACCGCGCCGTTCCTCGCCGCCGTCGCCGAAGCCGAGAAGCTCATCGCCGGGGCGGAATTCGTCCGCGACGAGCAAGACCTCGCCGAGGGCTACGACTACCTCGCGGCGAGCGCCGCCGCCTGCCTGCGACTCTCGGGCGCGCACGGCACCAGTCATCCGTACTTCATCTCCTCGACCGGTCCCTACGCCAAGATGGGCCTGGACAATCCGGATACGCTCTACTACCACGCGAATATCGAACCCGGGGCCGAGTACGTGGTCAGCGGGGTGCGCGGCAGCACGGTCGACCTGAGTTTCCAGGTGCTCAAAGGTGACTACACCGCGACCGACGTGCCCGGCGGCGAGGACGCCTTCGACGACCGGCGGATTCCGATCGACGCCGACGGGAGCTTCGCGATCCGGTTCGGACCGGCGAAACCCGATGCCGGGCCCGGCTATTTCGCGCTGGGTGAGGGCGCGTCGATGCTCGCGGTGCGGGAGGTCTACAGCGACTGGGCCGAAAGCAAGGGTTCGATCCGAATCGAGCGGGTCGACACCATCGGCACCGCGCCCGTCGAACCCGATCTGGCGCGGCTGCGCAAGCGGTACAGGGCGGCCGGGAAGATGCTGATTACACGGGTGCACACCTGGTTCAACTTCCCCCAGTGGTTCTATCTGGATCTGCCGGTGAACACGCTCACCGCGCCTCGGCTCACCCCGGGTGGGCTGAGTACCCAGTATTCCTCGGTCGGACATTTCGATCTCGCCGACGATCAGGCGCTGATCATCACCGTGCCGAAGTCGGACGCGCCGTATCAGGGATTCCAGCTGGGCAGTCTCTGGTACATCTCACTGGACTACGTCAACCATCAGACCAGCCTCAATCACGCGCAGGCGCAGGTGGACCCGGACGGCTTGATCCGGATGGTGGTCTGCAAGCGCAACCCGGGAATCGCGAACTGGATCGAGACCACCGGCCGCACCCGCGGCATCCTGCAATTCCGGTGGCAGCGCACCGATCGGCCGATGACCGAGGCCGATGGCCCCACCGTCGCGGTGGCGGGGATCGACCAAGTCGCCCAGCACCTTCCGCACTTCGAGAACAACCGGATCGCCGCCGCGGGCTGGCGCGATCGGATCGCGGCCCGGCAGCGGGCCTTCGCAGAGAGGATGCTCGGATGAGCGGGGCACTGTTGGACGGGAAAGTCGTCGTCGTTTCCGGGGTCGGCCCCGGGCTCGGCCGGTCGATCTGTCTGGAGGCCGCCGCCGCGGGTGCCACGGTCGTGCTGGCGGCGCGGACCGAAGCGCGCCTGCTGGAGGTAGCCGCCGAGATCGAGGCCGCGGGTGGCGCGACGCTGAGCGTGCCGACCGACATCACCGACGAGGCGGCGGTGGCGAATCTGGTGACGCGGACCGTCGACGCGTTCGGGCGGGTCGACGCGCTGGTGAACAACGCGTTCTCGACGCCGTCGATGAAGCCGCTCGAGCGCACCGATTTCGACCACATCCGGTCGAGCCTGGACATGACGGTGCTGGGGGGACTGCGCATGACGCAGGCGTTCACTCCCGCGCTCGCCGAGGCCAAGGGCGCGGTGGTAATGATCAATTCGATGGTCGTGCGCCATTCCGAACCACGTTATGGCAGTTACAAACTCGCCAAGGCGGCGCTGCTGGCCATGTCGCAGACGCTGGCCACCGAGCTGGGCGGCAAGGGCGTGCGGGTCAACAGCGTGCTGCCCGGCTACATCTGGACCGACCAGCTGAAGTGGTACTTCGGCGAGATCGCCGGCAAGTACGGCATCACCGCCGAGCAGGTCTACGACCAGACCGCCGCCAAGTCCGATCTCGCGCGCCTGCCCGAACCCGCCGAAGTGGCCCGCGCCGTGGTGTTCCTCGCCTCGGACTGGGCCAGCGCGATCACCGGCCAGACCCTCGACGTCAACTGCGGCGAATACCACAACTGAGCTAGGAGATCCCCCGCATGACCGTGCGCACCGATGTCGGCACCGTCGCCGACCTGCACGCTTCGGCCACCAAACTCACCGGCTTCACCGATTTCGGCTCCGACGACTACACCGAGGCGCTGCAGGTGCTGCTCGACTCGTAT
Proteins encoded in this window:
- the cysC gene encoding adenylyl-sulfate kinase — protein: MRRNLLRLATAGSVDDGKSTLIGRLLYDSKSLFDDQLAAIERVSTERGSAGADLALVTDGLRAEREQGITIDVAYRYVTTPRRKFVIADTPGHVQYTRNMVTGASTADLALILVDARTGVCEQTRRHAFLATLLGVPHLVVCVNKMDLVDWSQERFEEIRDEFATFAAKLTVGDLSFVPVSALLGDNVVDGSEHMDWYPGPPLLRQLEDVHIASDRNLIDARLPIQYVIRAQQGLDHRSYAGTIAGGIFKPGDEVVVLPAGITSRVREIWGPGGSKVDEAFTGMAISLTLDDDIDIGRGDLLARPGNRPQLGTDLDAMVCWFAEDAQLREGAQYLVRTAAQTAPAEVTAIDYRLDVNTLHRVEDVETLTLNDIARIHLRSRHPLLSDPYRENRRTGSFILIDPVTDQTVAAGMITGRDTGAGHIEHAEESLSPRPVVWHRSAVSRADRTHEGSTVWLTGLSGSGKSTIAVELERQLVAAGRPAYLLDGDNLRHGLNAGLGFSPADRDENVRRVAEVAALFADSGAVAIVSVISPYTAQRTRARTTHADRELPFHEIFVDTPLAECERRDAKGLYAKARAGELPGFTGIGSPYERPEQADLVITPDLGSPAEIAAHILRELGIADR
- a CDS encoding SDR family oxidoreductase, which codes for MSGALLDGKVVVVSGVGPGLGRSICLEAAAAGATVVLAARTEARLLEVAAEIEAAGGATLSVPTDITDEAAVANLVTRTVDAFGRVDALVNNAFSTPSMKPLERTDFDHIRSSLDMTVLGGLRMTQAFTPALAEAKGAVVMINSMVVRHSEPRYGSYKLAKAALLAMSQTLATELGGKGVRVNSVLPGYIWTDQLKWYFGEIAGKYGITAEQVYDQTAAKSDLARLPEPAEVARAVVFLASDWASAITGQTLDVNCGEYHN
- a CDS encoding IclR family transcriptional regulator yields the protein MTPTIGPAVDAGQEAIPDPARAGEGSGALSPPTHRVVRVLELLSRYATERLSLARIVREAGLSRATAHAVLAQLTADGWTVRDDDGCYGIGLRLLTVTRRAEAAFPLRRTALPHLRTLSEQVGVPVFLAERDGENIVVTEVVGNPSAGWIRQGRRLPLAPPVCREFIAWAPESARTAWLATADPAHRDRLTGVLTEIRARGYSVERLVDDSTPMLEALAGLRDSPITAALRAQLGSVITDLITIDYLPDELGAENAVVTLAAPIRDRGGAVVAAVVSCPDTRLTKQELNDLGAATSATADRITTGGEDEG
- the cysD gene encoding sulfate adenylyltransferase subunit CysD, which encodes MQAGYELTHLAALEAESVHIFREVAATFERPVLLFSGGKDSAVLLHLARRAFWPAPLPFPLLHVDTGHNFDEVLEFRDRTAERTGARLLVARVQDDIDAGRAVERVGGTRNPLQTTTLLRAIGEHRFDAVFGGARRDEEKARAKERVFSFRNRFGEWDPRAQRPEVWNLYNGRHQAGEHIRVFPLSNWTELDIWEYIDREAVDLPTLYYAHRRTVVERDGMLLSATRFVTPSPSERTFEATVRFRTVGDATCTGCVESAADTPAKVIAETAATRLTERGATRADDRISETGMEDRKREGYF